A region from the Rhodanobacter sp. LX-99 genome encodes:
- a CDS encoding DUF4398 domain-containing protein, protein MYIFSPPAGSPRRIRTAMAILVLALTLTGCASVPPPNDSMNQAQNQLQMARDAGAADYAPVDLGFAQDKFQQAQTAMAERKYADAASLAEESRADAELAQAKARLGAARAQIQSKVQENTRLRQEGEQAAAAAQTQDTAPAQPSSSAPPTEDMPAPPSSVLSAPPADGFQTVPDTVQQPAANAQGGQP, encoded by the coding sequence ATGTACATCTTTTCCCCGCCGGCCGGATCCCCGCGCCGCATCCGCACGGCCATGGCCATCCTGGTGCTGGCCCTGACGCTGACCGGCTGCGCCTCGGTACCCCCGCCGAATGACTCGATGAACCAGGCGCAGAACCAGCTGCAGATGGCCCGCGATGCAGGCGCGGCGGACTATGCGCCGGTCGACCTGGGCTTTGCGCAGGACAAGTTCCAGCAGGCGCAGACGGCGATGGCCGAACGCAAGTACGCCGACGCGGCGAGCCTGGCCGAGGAGTCGCGGGCCGATGCCGAACTGGCCCAGGCCAAGGCCCGCCTGGGCGCGGCGCGCGCACAGATCCAGAGCAAGGTGCAGGAAAACACCCGCTTGCGTCAGGAGGGCGAACAGGCCGCGGCAGCCGCCCAGACGCAGGACACGGCCCCGGCGCAACCCTCGTCCAGCGCACCGCCGACCGAGGACATGCCGGCGCCGCCGTCGTCGGTCCTGTCCGCGCCGCCGGCCGACGGTTTCCAGACCGTGCCCGACACCGTCCAGCAACCTGCCGCGAACGCCCAGGGAGGCCAGCCATGA
- a CDS encoding PilT/PilU family type 4a pilus ATPase — MDIGYFLKLMVDKGASDMFLSTGAPVNIKVEGKLYPLGNTGLPGGMVKKIAYSLMDEGQVPQFERDLELNMALAVKEAGRFRINVFKQRGEVGMVIRAIKSEIPSIDQLQLPGIFRDLIMEPRGLILVVGATGSGKSTTLAAMIDQRNTNSSGHILTIEDPIEYLHRHKKSIVNQREVGLDTHSYHEALKNAMREAPDVIMIGEIRDTDTMEAAISFSETGHLCLATLHSNNADQTLERILNFFPESAHKNVLMNLALNLRAVISQRLVIGKDGRRIPAAEVLLNTPLIRDMIRRGQIHEIKEAMDRSLQEGMQTFDQSLYRLYKDGRVELEEALNKSDSRDGLALKIRLAEGGSSDEELVGNDPYGMGF; from the coding sequence GTGGACATCGGTTACTTCCTCAAGCTTATGGTAGACAAGGGCGCGTCGGACATGTTCCTGTCCACCGGCGCCCCGGTGAATATCAAGGTCGAGGGCAAGTTGTATCCGTTGGGCAATACCGGCCTGCCCGGCGGCATGGTCAAGAAGATCGCCTATTCGTTGATGGACGAGGGCCAGGTTCCGCAGTTCGAACGCGACCTGGAGCTGAACATGGCGCTGGCAGTGAAGGAAGCCGGCCGTTTCCGCATCAACGTGTTCAAGCAGCGCGGCGAAGTGGGCATGGTGATCCGCGCGATCAAGAGCGAGATCCCCAGCATCGACCAGCTGCAGCTGCCCGGCATCTTCCGCGACCTGATCATGGAGCCGCGCGGCCTGATCCTGGTGGTCGGCGCCACCGGTTCGGGCAAGTCGACCACGCTGGCGGCGATGATCGACCAGCGCAACACCAACTCGTCCGGGCACATTCTCACCATCGAGGACCCGATCGAGTACCTGCACCGGCACAAGAAGTCGATCGTCAACCAGCGCGAGGTGGGGCTGGACACGCACAGCTACCACGAGGCGCTGAAGAACGCGATGCGCGAGGCGCCAGACGTGATCATGATCGGCGAGATCCGCGATACCGACACGATGGAGGCGGCGATCTCGTTCTCCGAGACCGGCCACCTGTGCCTGGCCACGCTGCATTCCAACAACGCCGACCAGACGCTGGAACGCATCCTCAACTTCTTCCCCGAATCGGCGCACAAGAACGTGCTGATGAACCTGGCGCTGAACCTGCGCGCGGTGATCAGCCAGCGCCTGGTGATCGGCAAGGACGGCCGCCGCATCCCGGCCGCCGAGGTGCTGCTGAACACCCCGCTGATCCGCGACATGATCCGCCGCGGCCAGATCCACGAGATCAAGGAAGCGATGGACCGCAGCCTGCAGGAAGGCATGCAGACCTTCGACCAGTCGCTGTACCGGCTGTACAAGGACGGCCGCGTGGAGCTGGAGGAAGCGCTCAACAAGTCCGACTCGCGCGACGGCCTGGCACTGAAGATTCGCCTCGCCGAAGGCGGCTCCAGCGACGAGGAGCTGGTCGGCAACGACCCGTACGGGATGGGGTTTTAA
- the maiA gene encoding maleylacetoacetate isomerase: MANGLVLYGYWRSSAAYRVRIALNLKGLSYETRPVHLVRDGGEQHAPDYRVLNPQELVPCLCDGDRVITQSLAIMEYLDEMHPELETALLPVDARGRAQVRALAMAVTCDIHPLGNLRVLQQLEAQFGASEEQRAEWSRHWIGAGFQAIEVMLGDNVATGRYCHGETPSMADACLIPQVYNALRCKLPMDDYPTISRIYRSCNELEAFQRAAPEVQPDAP; this comes from the coding sequence ATGGCTAACGGGTTGGTGCTCTACGGCTACTGGCGTTCCAGTGCCGCGTATCGCGTGCGCATCGCGCTGAATCTGAAGGGCTTGAGTTACGAGACGCGGCCGGTGCACCTGGTGCGCGACGGCGGCGAGCAGCATGCGCCGGACTATCGCGTGCTCAATCCCCAGGAGCTGGTGCCTTGCCTGTGCGACGGCGACCGGGTGATCACCCAGTCGCTGGCGATCATGGAATACCTCGACGAGATGCACCCGGAACTGGAGACTGCCCTGCTGCCGGTCGATGCGCGCGGGCGCGCCCAGGTGCGCGCGCTGGCGATGGCGGTGACCTGCGATATCCATCCGCTGGGCAACCTGCGCGTCCTGCAGCAGCTCGAGGCGCAGTTCGGCGCCAGCGAAGAACAGCGCGCGGAGTGGTCGCGGCACTGGATCGGCGCGGGCTTCCAGGCCATCGAGGTGATGCTGGGCGACAACGTGGCGACCGGCCGTTATTGCCACGGCGAAACGCCGAGCATGGCCGATGCCTGCCTGATACCGCAGGTGTACAACGCGCTGCGCTGCAAGCTGCCGATGGACGACTACCCGACCATCTCGCGCATCTACCGGTCCTGCAACGAACTGGAAGCGTTCCAGCGCGCGGCACCGGAAGTGCAGCCGGACGCTCCTTGA
- a CDS encoding phosphoglycerate kinase, which translates to MSVIRMNDLDLRDQRVLIREDLNVPIDDRGQITSTQRLDAALPTIRAARDAGAKVMVMSHLGRPKEGQFDAESSLAPVALWLSSKLDQPVRLVADYLVNGVEVAAGEVVLLENCRMNAGEGKDDDTLAKKYAALCDIFVMDAFGTAHRAQASTHGAIKYAPVAAAGPLLSAELDALGKALEHPAHPLLAIVAGSKVSTKLTLLDNLIGKVDQLIVGGGIANTFIAAMGHSVGNSLYEPDLIDAAKKVLADAKRRGAEVPMPVDVVVAPAFSAQAPATVKPVDQVSEDEMILDIGPQTAELYAALIAKAGTVVWNGPVGVFEFDAFGKGTETLARAIAASNAFSIAGGGDTLAAVDKYGIADQVSYISTGGGAFLEFLEGKELPAVTALKARAAK; encoded by the coding sequence GTGTCAGTCATCCGCATGAACGACCTCGATTTGCGCGACCAGCGCGTGCTGATCCGCGAAGACCTGAACGTGCCGATCGACGACCGCGGCCAGATCACCTCGACCCAGCGCCTCGACGCCGCCCTGCCCACGATCCGGGCCGCCCGCGACGCCGGCGCGAAAGTGATGGTGATGTCGCATCTGGGCCGGCCGAAGGAAGGCCAGTTCGACGCCGAATCCTCGCTGGCGCCGGTGGCGTTGTGGCTGAGCAGCAAGCTGGACCAGCCGGTGCGGCTGGTGGCCGACTACCTGGTCAACGGCGTGGAGGTCGCCGCGGGCGAAGTGGTATTGCTGGAAAACTGCCGCATGAACGCCGGCGAAGGCAAGGACGACGACACGCTGGCGAAGAAATATGCCGCGCTGTGCGACATCTTCGTGATGGACGCGTTCGGCACCGCGCACCGCGCCCAGGCCTCCACCCACGGCGCGATCAAGTACGCCCCGGTCGCCGCGGCCGGCCCGCTGCTGAGCGCCGAACTCGACGCCCTGGGCAAGGCGCTGGAGCACCCGGCGCATCCGCTGCTGGCGATCGTCGCCGGCTCCAAGGTGTCGACCAAGCTGACCCTGCTGGACAACCTGATCGGCAAGGTCGACCAGCTGATCGTGGGCGGCGGCATCGCCAACACCTTCATCGCCGCGATGGGCCACTCGGTCGGCAATTCGCTGTACGAGCCGGATCTGATCGACGCCGCGAAGAAGGTGCTGGCCGACGCGAAACGCCGCGGCGCCGAAGTGCCGATGCCGGTCGACGTGGTGGTGGCGCCGGCGTTCTCCGCGCAAGCCCCGGCCACGGTGAAGCCGGTCGACCAGGTAAGCGAGGACGAGATGATCCTCGACATCGGTCCGCAGACCGCCGAACTCTATGCCGCGCTGATCGCCAAGGCCGGCACGGTGGTGTGGAACGGCCCGGTTGGGGTGTTCGAGTTCGACGCGTTCGGCAAGGGCACCGAGACGCTGGCGCGGGCGATCGCCGCGTCGAACGCTTTCTCGATCGCCGGCGGCGGCGACACCCTGGCCGCGGTCGACAAGTACGGCATCGCCGACCAGGTCTCCTACATCTCCACCGGCGGCGGCGCGTTCCTGGAATTCCTCGAAGGCAAGGAACTGCCGGCGGTCACCGCGTTGAAGGCGCGGGCCGCGAAGTAA